DNA sequence from the Halorussus limi genome:
GTCCCCGAGCGAGACAGGTGAATTCCCCGACACGAACGCAACACTAATTACGATTGTACTGTGTCATCATAACCCGTGAGTGTGACACGCATTCCCGACGCCGACGGCGGCGTCTCCTACAAGCAGGTCGAACTCGACCTCTGGCACCCCAACTGCTGGACGCTGGAGGTGACCGACGACTTCCCGAACACCCACCTCATCGAGAAGTCGCTCTACCCCGCCGACGACCAAATCAAGGGCGACTTCCTCCTCGTCTCCGAGGGCGAGACCGACATCGAAACGTTCGTCGAGGCCATCGACGACCACCCGGTCGTCGACGAGGTGGCGGTCCTCAAGCAGTCGGGCGAGCGCGCCCGGGTCGTGGTCAACTACGACCGGGCCAACAGCATCGTCCCCGACATCGTGAACTCCGAGTTCATGCCGGTGGAACCGGTCCACATCACCGGCGGCACCGAACACTGGACCGTTCTGGTCCGGGCCGACCGACTCGGCGACGTGGTCGAAGCGATGCAGGCCGAGTACGACGTGGACGTGAACTCGATTCGGGAGGCCGACCCGAGGGAGAGCGTCGAGTTCGCCGACTTCGTGGACCAAGTCGAGGACCGCCTCTCGGAGCGCCAGACCGAGAGTCTGCTCAGCGCCCGGCGCATCGGCTACTACAACTGGCCCCGCGACGTGTCGGCCGACGCCGTGGCCGACTGTCTCGACGTGAGCAAGCCGACCGTCCTCGAACACCTCCGGAAGGGCGAACAGAAGGTGCTGAACCTCTGTATCGACGAACTCGAACGCCGGAAGGGCCGCAAGCGATGACGGAGGGGTCGAGGCTCTCGGTCGCCGACGTTCTCGACGTGAACTACCCGAGCGCGCCCGAGTGGTCGGCCGACGGCGACTTCCTCGCGACGCTGGTCTACGAGGACGACGGAAACGCCCTCCGAATCGCCGACGCCGACGCGCCGCGCGAGGCGTGGCGCGTCTCGCCCGGCGAGGGCCACGTCGCGGGGTTCGAGTGGGCGCCCGAGGCCCGACCGACCGAGTTCGTCGCGACCACCGACGCGGGCGAGACGTTCCGCGGCGACGCCGCCGACCGGTCGCTCAGCCTCGTCGCCCGGTCGCCAGAGGGCGAGTCTCACCACGAGTGGTCGCCCGACGGCGACCGGGTGGCGTTCTACCGCGACGGACGCCTCTGGGTCCGGGACGCTGATTCGGCGGTAGAGCGACGCCTCGACGTGCCCGGACGCGACGCGTTCCTCCCGAGCGAGCGTCCGATAGTGTGGGACGGAGCGGGCGACCGCCTCGCGTTCTCGTTCACCGACCGCGAGTCGCGACAGGTCGGGGTCGCGGCGGTCGAATCGGGTGACCTCCGGTGGCGGACCGACGCGCCCGCGTCGAGCGCGAACCCGGCGTGGCTCGCGGACGGCCGGGTCGTCTTCGAGCGCATCGCGGACGAGCGGACCGTCCGGTCGGTGGTGGCCGCCGACCCCGAGTCGGGCGACCGGTCCGAGTTGGTCCGCGAGGAGGACGAGCGCGGCACCGTCTCGTCGGGCGCGCCGACCGTCTCGCCCGACGGCGCTCGACTCGCGATGGCGCTCCCGCTCGACGGGTGGGAACACGTCCACGTCGTGGACTGCGCGACCGGCGAGCGCCGCCAGTTGACCGCCGGCGCGTTCGAGGACAAGGGACTCGCCGGGTCGTCGCCTCAGTGGGTGGACGACGAGACGCTGGCGTTCGCGTCGAACCGCCGGGACCTCGGCGAGCGCCAGATTTTCGCGGTCGATACCGGGACCGAGGCGGTCCGTCCGCTGGTCGAGTCTCAGGGTACGAACGTCTACCCCCGGCCCTCGCCCGCGGGCGACCGAGTCGCGTACGTCCACGCCGACGCCGGCGTCTCGCCCGAAGTTCGGGTGCGGTCGCTCGGCGACGAGGCGAGCGACCCGGTGCGAGTCACCCGTTCCGCCGTCGAGGACTGGCCGACGGACCCGCTCGCGCCCGAGGCGGTCAGTTTCGAGAGCGCCGACGGGCGGGAGATTCGGGGCTACCTGTTCGACCCGCGCGAGACCGACGCGGTGGCCGACGACGCGACGGACCTGCCGGGCGTGGTCTGGGTCCACGGCGGGCCGATGCGCCAGATGCGCGACGGGTGGCACCCCTCGCGGTCGTACGGACTGGCCTACGCGTTCCACCAGTACCTCGCCCGGCGAGGGTACGTCGGCCTGCTGGTCAACTACCGGGGCGGCATCGGGTACGGCCGGGAGTTCCGCCAGTCGCTGACCGAGGGCTACGGCCGCGACGAGATGGCCGACGTGGTCGCGGGCGGGGAGTTCCTCCGGGACAGGCCCTCCGCGTCGGACGCCGTCGGCGTCTGGGGCCTCTCGTACGGCGGGTACGCCGCGCTCCAGATTCTCGGCACACACCCGACGGCGTTCGACGTGGGCGTCAACCTCGCTGGACTGGCCGACCTCGAACTCTACGAGGAGTGGGCCATCGAGACGAAGTTTCCCGCCGTCGAGTCCTCGCAGGCGCTCACGTTCGGCGGGAACCCGTGGGAGGCCGACGACGAGTGGGCCGCCGCGAGTCCGAAGACCCACTTCGGGAACTACGAGGCACCGCTCTACAACTTCCACGGCACGGGCGACTCCTACGTCAACTTCGAGCAGTTGGACGTGGTTATCGAGGGGATGCTCGAACACGGCAACGAGTACGAGGCCGAGTACTACCCCGGCGAGAACCACGTCTTCGCCGAGCGTGCGACGTGGGAGCGCACCTTCGACAAAATCGAGTCGGCCTTCGACGAGCATCTGAAGTGACCGGTCGTCGGAGACTACAAATATACGGGCGTTTCTAAGACACCTTCACCATTGTCAAAGAAATACGTAGCGCCTTTTTCGTAACGCGACGGCCGACTCACCCCGCGAACGCTCGACAGAGAACCCGCCGTGAGTGGATGAAGGGGCCGCCCGCTCGCGGGCCTTCGGAGGCGTCCTTCACTGCGTCTTCCGTGATAGCCTCCAGAAAAACCCACTCGAACGCTACGAATCTCGACTCACTTCAGAAGTCCACGGACGAACTCGTCCTGCCGTCGCCGCGCCTCGTCCGCTTCGACCGTCAGGCCGCCGTAGACGGCCGAGAAGAACACGTCCGACTCTTCCTCCCGACGAACCACGCCCGAGAGCGCGCTCGTCCCCGTCACGGTCCCGGTCTTGGCGCGCAGGCCGTCCACGCCGTCCAAGCGCGACGAGAGGGTTCCCTCGCCCGGCGCGGGGAGCGAGTCGAAGAAGGCGTCGGCCCACGGCGCGTCGTCGGCCCGCGCCAGAAGGCCGACCATCCCCCGCGCGGTGACGAGGTTGTAGCGCGACAGCCCAGACCCGTCGCGGAGTCGGCAGGCGACCGCGCCGCAGTCTCCGAGGAAGTCGGTCGCGAGCGACTCCCACCGCTCCCACGACCCCTCGCCGTCGCGTTCGGCGGCGACGGTTCGGGCGAGTTGCTCGGCGACGAAGTTGTCCGAGGGGACGTTCATCGCCCGGAGCAGGTCGGCGACCGGCGCGGACTCGACCGCGCGGGAGAACGCCTCGCGCGCCGGAGTTTCGCCCGACTCCGCGGCGCGAACCTCGCCCTCGACTGTCACGCCCGCCGCTTCGAGCGCGTCCCGAAAGACGAGTCCGCAGTGTCGCTCGGGCCGGACGACCGGCGCGCGCTCGGTCCGGTCGGCCCCGGCGGGGAGCGACCCCTCGACGCGAACCGCGCCGGTGTCGGGGTCGGTGAAGACCTCGAACGCGGCGTCGTCGCCCTCGGCCGCGCCGAGGTCGGTCTCGACAGCGATTTCCGGCGAGTCGGGCGCGACCGAGACCCGGAACTCGCCGGACTCGTCGGGGTCGGAGGCCCGGACCTCGACGGTGTTGCCCGAGAGCGCGAGCGCCGAACTCGGCGCGCCGTAGGCGTGCCGCCGGTCGCCGACCGTCCACCCCGGTGCGTAGCGCCCGCCCGCGAACCGACTCCCGTCGAGCAGGAGGTCACCGGCGACCGCACTCGCTTCCTCGGCGACCGCTTCGGCGAGGTCGGTCAGGTCCTCGCGAGTGAGGTCGGGCGCGCCCGACCCGCGGAGGACGAGGTCGCCGTCGAGTCGGTCGTCGCGGACGCTTCCCCGGCCCGCGACGCGCGTCTCGAAGGTGTACGCCGGTCCCAACTCGTCGAGCGCCAGCGCCGCGGTGACGAGTTTGGTGTTCGACGCCGGGGTGAGCGCCCGGTCGGGGTCTGCGCTCGCGAGGACTTCGCCGCGGATGTCTCCGCTCGCGGGGTCGTCGCCGTCCGCAGTGACGACCTCGCCACCGTCTCGCGCCGCGGCCAGCACCCCGACGCTCGCGCCGTCGATTCCGGCGAGCGGCGCGGTCGGGTCGCTCACCACTCGAACGCCTCGCTGGCCTCGGCGTCGAGGTGGCAGGCCGACCGGTGGTTCTCGCCGACGGATTCGAGCGGCGGCACCTGCGACTCGCAGACCGACTCGTGGGGCGCGAGCGCACCGAGCGCGTCGTCCCACTCGCGGCGGGCGACGGCGTCGGCGGCGTCCCGAACTGCGCGCTCGGCGTCGGGCGGAATCTCGCTGAGGCGGTCGAAGTACGCCGCGACGAGGTCGTCGGGCGAGCGGCCGGGGTCGAGGTCCCGCGCCTCCACGTCGTCGCGGAACGCCGCGAACTCGGCGTACCCCTCGTCGGTGAACCCTTCGGGGACTATGAACGCCGGACAGCGCGTGTGGAACTTACACCCGGAGGGCGGGTTCGTCGGACTCGGCACGTCGCCCGCCAGTTCGGCGACGACCCCCGACGAGTCGGGGTCGGGGTTCGGCACCGCGTCGAGCAGCGAACGGGTGTACGGGTGGTGGGGTTCGGTGAACAGTCGCTCGGTCGGGCCGGTCTCCACGAAGTCGCCGACGTACATCACCGACACGCGGTCGGCCATGTTCCGGATGACCCCGAGGTCGTGGGTGATGAACAGGTAGGTCAGGCCGAACTTCTCCTGCAGGTCGTCCATCAGGCTGAGAATCTGGGCCTGCACGGACATGTCGAGTCCGCTGACCGGTTCGTCGGCGATGACGAGGTCGGGGTTGATGCTGAGCGCCCGCGCGAGGTTGACGCGCTGGCGCTGGCCGCCCGAGAACTCGTGGGGGTAGCGACCGTAGTAGTCGCCCTCCAGTCCGACCTGTTCGAGCAGTTCGACCGCGCGGTCCTTCCGGTCGGCCTTCGACCACCCCGCGGCCTCCAGCGGGTCGGCGATGATTTCGCCGACCTTCCGGCGCGGGTTCAGACTGCTCATCGGGTCCTGAAACACCATCTGGACGTTCTCGCGGAACCACCGCTCGTCCTCGCTGTCGAAGTTCGTCACGTCCCGGCCGTCGAACCGGATGGTCCCGTCGGTCGGTTCTTCGAGGCCGACGACGGTCCGGGCGAGCGTGGACTTGCCGCATCCCGACTCGCCGACGACGCCCAGCGTCTCGCCGGGGTAGAGTTCGAAGTCCACGCCGTCGACGGCCTTCACGCTCGAATCGTCGAACCCGAACGGGAGGCCGCCGCGGTCGGACCTGAACAGGTTGACGAACGCATCCCGCGGGGAACCGCTGAACTGACGGAGCGTCTCCTGCTCGCGGAACTGGCGGAAAACTTCCCCATCGCGGTCGAGTTTGATGGAGTCGAGGAACCCCGAGTTGACCGGGAAGTGAGTCTTCAGTCCCTCGACGCTCAGGAGCGGTTGGTCGGCGTCCTTCCGGCGGCGCTCGACGGTCGAACTCATCGTTCACCTCCGAGTCCGCCGTCGGTCCGTCCTCGTCTGCCCGCTCCGCCGGTCCCGCCCGTCTCGTGGAGCCTCGGGTCGCCGTCGCCGCCCTCGCCGTAGAGCAGACACGACACCTCGTGGTCCGGGCCGACCTCGTAGCTCCCGGGTTCGACCTCGGCGCAGTCCTCGAACGCGGCCGGACACCGGGTCCGGTAGCGACACCCCGACGGCGGGTCGATGGCGCTCGGCATCGACCCCTCGATGGGGTCTAACTCCTCGGTCCGCCGGTCGGCCGTCACCGTCGAGCGGAGCAGCGCCTGCGTGTAGGGATGCTTGGGGTTGCGGTACAACTCCTCGTAGGGCGCGTTCTCGGCGACTTCGCCGAGGTACATCACGGACACCCGGTCGCACACCTCGCGGACGACCCCGAGGTCGTGGGTCACGTATATCATGCTCGTGTCGTACTCCGTCTGGATGTCGTTGAACAGGTCGAGAATCTGGGCCTGAATCGTCACGTCGAGCGCCGTCGTGGGTTCGTCGGCGATGATGAGGTCGGGTTCGCACGACAGCGCCATCGCGATGATGGCGCGCTGTTGCATCCCGCCCGAGAACTCGTGGGGGTACTGGTCGGCCCGTTCGGCCGGGTCGGGGATGCCCACGTCGTCGAGCAGTTCGACGGTTCGGTCCCACGCCTCCGCCTCGGTCACGTCGCGGTGGTGTTCGATGATTTCCGAAATCTGGCTCCCGACGGTGAAGACGGGGTTGAGCGCCGACATGGGGTCCTGGAAGATGAACGAAATCTCCTCGCCCCGGACCTGATTGCGGAGTTCGGTCTCCGAGTAGTCGAGCAGTTCTTCGCCCTTGAACCGAATCGACCCGTCCACGATGTGGCCGGGCGGCCGGACGAGGCCGAGCAGACTCTGGACGGCGACCGACTTGCCCGCGCCGCTCTCGCCGACCAGTCCGAGCGTCTCGCCCCGCTCGATTTCGAAGCTGATGCCGTCGACCGCCTGCACGATGCCCTCCTCGGTGTAGAAGTACGTCGTCAGGTCCTCGACTTCGAGCAGCGCCATCAGTCGTCACCTCCGCCCTGCGGGTCGGGACCCGGACCGGCGTCGGTCGGGTCGCCGTTCGGAGTCGGGTGGGCCGGGGCGTCGGGTTCGGTGGTCCCCGGCATCGGCAGGTCGTCCTCGTCGTAAGGCTGGCGGAGCGTCGTCTTGGGGTCCATCGCGTCGCGCAGGCCGTCGCCGAGCATGTTGAACCCCATCACGGTCAGGAATATCATCAGGCCGGGGAAGACGGCGACCCACGGCGCGATTATCATGGCCTGCTGTGCGTCGTTCAGCATTCGGCCCCACGACGCGGTCGGCGGTTGGACGCCGAACCCGAGGAACGACAGCGCGGCCGCGCCGATGATGACGCTGCCCATCGAGAGGGTCGCCTGCACCAGCACCGCGGCGAAGCCGTTCGGCACGATTTCCCGGAGCAGAATCTTGTGGGTCGGCAGGCCCGCCGCGCGGGCCGCGTCGACGTACTCCTCCTCGCGTATCGACAGCACCTCCGAGCGCATCACCCGGGCGTACGCCGGGATGCCGATGATGCCGTAGGCCAGAAACAGATTGTAGATGCTCGCGCCGAAGATGGCCATGAAGGTCATCGCCAGCACGAGGCCCGGAATCGAGTACAGCACTTCCACGAGGCGCATCAGCACGTCGTCGGTGTAGCCCCCGCTGTAGGCCGCGAACGACCCGACGAGAACGCCGCCGACGAACGAGATGCCGACCGCGACGACGCCGATGGCGAGCGCGATGCGGCTCCCGTAGATGATGCGGGCCAGCACGTCGCGGCCGAACTGGTCGGTGCCCATCGGGTGTTCGAGCGACGGCGGCGCGTAGGCGTTTATCTGGTCCATCGCGTGGGGGTCGGCGACCAGCGTCGTGATGAGCGCCTTGTCGAGCAGGAGCTTGTCGACGGTCGAGAGTATCGCCAGCACGACGAGCGTCCCGACGATGAAACCGCCCGCGAGCGCGGTCGGACTGTGCCGGAGTTCCTTGAGTGTCGATACGACGCCGCTCTCGGTCTCGAAGTCCGCACTGGAGACGGTGGTACTTGACGAACTCATGTTAATCGTACCTGATTCGGGGGTCGATGTAGGCGTACGCGAGGTCGGTCAACAGCACGCCGGTCAGGAACAGGATGGCGAAGAAGATGTTCAGTCCGATGATGACGCCATAGTCCTGATTCAGCAGGGCGTTGTAACCGAGTCGCCCCATGCCGGGGATGGCGAAGATGGACTCCACGATGACGCTCCCGTCGAGCAGGAACGACAGTTGGAGGCCGATGATGGTGACGAGGGGCAACAGCGCGTTCCGGAAAGCGTGCCGGAGCAGGATGGTCCGCTCGGGCAACCCGTAGGCCCGCGCCGTCTCGACGTAGTCCTTCGACAGTTCCTCGACCATGCTGGACCGTGTCATCCGCATCAGGGTCGCGGTCTGGGCCGTGGCGAGCGTGATGATGGGTAGCACGAGGTGCTTGGCCGCGGCTATCGGGTCCTCGAAGGGCGAGACGTACCCGGACGCCGGGAGCATCTTGAACTCGAGGGCGAACACGAAGATGAGCATCAGGCCGAGCCAGAAGTTCGGCGTCGAGAGGCCCGCGAGGCCGACGAACCGCGAGACGTGGTCGCCCATCTGGTTGTGCTTGGCGGCCGAGTAGACGCCCAACAGCAGGGCCGTCGGGAGCGCGATGACGTACGACAGGCCCATCAGTATGACCGTCGGTCCCATTCGCTCGAGCATGAGGCCGGTCACGGGCCGCTTTCGCATGAACGACTCGCCGAGGTCGAAGTGGAGGAGTCGCCAGAGGTAATCGAGGTACTGCTTCCAGAGCGGTTGGTCGAAGCCGTACCGCCGTATCAGTTCGTCCGCGAGGGCCTGACTCGGATTCAGGCCGAGGTATATCCGAACGGGGTTGCCCGGCAGGGCGTGGACCATCACGAACGTGAGGGTGAACACGCCCAGCAGGACCGGGATTATCTGGAGTATCCGTCGAATCGTGTATCTGTATAGGCTCATCTTTGGCGTAGCGTCCGACGTGAGCGACTCATTGTCATTTGGTAACTATAATCGTACTGGATGCGGAACCGGGAGGGGACCGCTACTTCTGGAGGTAGGCGTTCGACCACTCGTTACAGAGCGGCTGCTGGGCGAACGCGCTCGGTTCGTAGTCCTTCACGTCCTTGCTCCACCCGGTGACGGCCTGCTCCGAGAACACCGGGATGTGGGGGTACAGCGACTGCCACGTCTCGGCGGCGTCGATGTAGAGTTTCTTGCGCTCGGCCCTGTCGGTCGTCCGCCGGGCGTCCCGAATCTTCTTGTCCACCTGTTTGAGTTGGTCGCTGTCCTGGGACTTGTAGAGGTACCCGGCCGAGGCGTTGCCGACCACGCCGTCGCTCAGGCCGCCCTCGTCGTTGCGCATGTCGCGGAACAGGTAGTAGTAGAACCCGTCGGGGTCCTGTCCGCCCGACCAGCCGTAGATGTTCACGTCGAACTCGCCGGAGTCGAGTTCGTTGAGCCACTGGCCGATGGTGACCTCGCGGACCTCCGACTTGATGCCGACCTTCTTCAACTCGTTCTGGAGGATGATGGCCATGTTCTTGAACTTCGAACTGGCCAGCGACGAGATTTTGAGCGTCTTGTCCATCCCGCCGCCGTAGCCCGCCTCCTTCAGGAGCTGTTTGGCCTTCTGGTGGTCCTTGGCCGGGTAGTACTTCTCCTTCCACTCCTGCCACGGGAACTCCCACGACTTGTTGACCTCGGTGGGCATGAACCCGTACGCGCGCTTGCCGAGTTGGCCCTTCGTGGACTTCAGCATCTTGTCGTAGTCGACGAGGTACTGCATCGCCTCCCGGACTTTCACGTCGTCGAACGGCTTGCGCATCGAGTTGAAGATTAGGCCGTTGTAGTCGAACTGCGAGATGCGCTTCATGTTGATGCTCGACTCCGACTTGGCCTTCCCGATGAGGTTCTTGGGCACGGTGGCCTGGTGAACGCCGCCGGAGGCCAGTTCCACGAACTGGACCTGCGGCTTGGGGATGACTCGCTTCTTTATCTTCCCGAGGTTCGGCTTCTTCAGGAAGTAGTCGGCGTTGCGCGTCAGGTCGATGTGCGACGACGAGACGTGCTTCTCGAACGCGAACGGCCCGGTGCCGACCGGCTTCTGGCCGAACTTCTTCGGGCCCTGCTTCTCGGCGACGCTCTTGGGGACGATGCCCGCGTTCATCCCCGACAGCACGAGTTGGAACAGCGCGAACGGGTACTTCAGGTTGAACGTCGCCTCGTACTTGCCCGACGCCTCGACGCTGTCCACGAAGTTGAGGTTCGCCCTGTTCGGCGACTTGTTCTCGGGGTCGAGCGTCCAGTTGATCGAGTAGGCCACGTCCTCGGCCGTGAGTTCGTCGCCGTTGTGGAACTTGACGCCCTCCTTGAGCGGGATGACGAACGTCGTCTCGTCCTGCTGTTTCGGCTGCTCGCTGGCGAGGTGGGGAACGAACTTCTTCCCGTCGGGACTCGGGAGGTAGAGCGTGTCGAAGATGTAGTGGAGGAAGCTGTTCACCCACGCGAGTTCGTTCATCCGCGGGTCGAGCGTGGTGGCGTCCTCGGCCGTCGTCCCGATGAACGTGCCGCCGCCCTGCACGTTCTGTTGCTGTTCCTCGGTCGTTTCGCCGCCGCCCATCGACTCCGTGGTCGTGCCACCGCCGCCGGTGGTCGTGCCTTGGCCGTCGTTGTTGCCGCCGGCACAGCCGGCGAGCATGCTACCACCCAACAGACCCGAAGTCGCCAGGAAGCGACGCCGGTCGAATTTCGTGTGTTCGTCGGTCATGATTATTAAGTACGGTCGGCTCGAACCGTGATAACGAATAGCAAGTCGAACGGGAGTAAATAAGTGAGCCCTATTATACTAGTGCTCAGCCGATACTTCCACCGAAAGTTCGTCGTACGCTCCCCGCGCCCGCCAGTCCGGAACGGCGAGATAGCCCGTGAAATCGACTCTTCCGGGGTACGCGACCCACCGGTCGCCGTCGTCGCCCCGGCGTCGAATCCGACCGTCCCACGTCGCCTCGAACGTCCGTCGCTCGCCGCCGCTCAAGACGGTCGCCCGGGTCGCCTCGGGGGGTTCGAGGCCGCGCTCGTCGGCCTCCGGCACGTCGTCGACCCGCCAGCCCCAGACCCGACTGGTCGGGTGCGTGACCCGAACCGCCACCGGGAGTCGATTTTTGACCGCGACCACGAACCGCGCCGGTTCGCCGACCGTCACGGTGTCGGGTCCGCGGACCGCGACCGAGAGCGCGCGAACCGCGAGCGACTGGGGGACGAGTCCGGCGAACCGCCCGGTGCTACCGCCGTCGCCGTCGTCGGAGACTGAAAACTGCCGCATTCGTCCGGAGGGTCGGACCGGGCCGACTAATTTGTTCGCCCCGCCGACGCCTCCTCGTCGGTCAGGTCGCCGGGGATGCGGTCGTTGCCCAGCACGTCCTCGCAGGTCTCGCGCGCTCGAATCGTCTCGACGTCGCCCGACTCCCGGACCAGCGCGACCGGGGGTTTCGGTTCGGCGTTGGTGTGACTCGCGCTCCCGAGCGAGTAGGCTCCGATGCGGTCCACCGCCAGCACGTCGCCGCGGTCGAGTTCCGGGAGGTTCACGTCCTCCTGAATCACGTCGCCGGTGTAGCAGAGCGGCCCCGCGACGTGGTACTTCTGGGACGCATTGGCCTCCGAGAGCGCGTAAATCGGGTAGGGCCAGTACGAAGAGACCGCGTTCGTCCCGGCGTCCAGCACCGCGAACGAGGCGTGGGGCGTCTCCTTCACGACGCCGACCTCGGCCAGCAGGGTGCCGGCGTTACCCACGAGACGGCGGCCGGGTTCGACGCAGAGGGTCGGTTCCGAGAGGTCGCGGTCGGCCGCCGCGCTCCGCACGGCGTCGGCCATGCTCGCCACGATGGTCTCGGTGTCGGGCACCTCCTCGTCGTAGGGGACCGGGAACCCGCCGCCGAGGTCCAGCACCTCGATTTCGACGCCGGTCGCGTCGCGCACGTCGGCCGCGAACGAGAGCATCTCGCGGGCCGCGACCTCGTAGGGTTCGACGCCCCGAATCTGGCTCCCGACGTGCAACTGGACCCCGACGAGTTCGACGCCGTCGGCCGCGACCGCCTCCTCGGCGACCGACAGCGCCCGGCCCGACTCGATGTCGAGACCGAACTTGCTCTCGCGGGTGGCGGTCGCCACCTCGGGGTGGGTCGGCACCTCCATCGCCGGGTTCCCGCGAATCAGCACCTCGGCCTCGGTGTCGGTCCGGGCGGTCGCCTCCCGAATCTTCGCCAGTTCCTGTTCGTTGTCCACGAGGAACCGCTCGACGCCGAGGTCGAGCGCGCGTTCCACGTCCTCGACGGGTCGGTTCATCCCGGTCAACAGCACGTCCTCGGCGTCGAATCCGGCGGCCTGCGTGGCCGAGAGTTCGCACCGGGCGTAGGCCTCGGCGTGACAGCCTTCGTCGCGCAGGACCGACAGCACGCCGAGGTTGTAGTTGGCCTTGACCGCGAAGTGAATGGTGGAGTCGG
Encoded proteins:
- a CDS encoding ABC transporter substrate-binding protein, with product MTDEHTKFDRRRFLATSGLLGGSMLAGCAGGNNDGQGTTTGGGGTTTESMGGGETTEEQQQNVQGGGTFIGTTAEDATTLDPRMNELAWVNSFLHYIFDTLYLPSPDGKKFVPHLASEQPKQQDETTFVIPLKEGVKFHNGDELTAEDVAYSINWTLDPENKSPNRANLNFVDSVEASGKYEATFNLKYPFALFQLVLSGMNAGIVPKSVAEKQGPKKFGQKPVGTGPFAFEKHVSSSHIDLTRNADYFLKKPNLGKIKKRVIPKPQVQFVELASGGVHQATVPKNLIGKAKSESSINMKRISQFDYNGLIFNSMRKPFDDVKVREAMQYLVDYDKMLKSTKGQLGKRAYGFMPTEVNKSWEFPWQEWKEKYYPAKDHQKAKQLLKEAGYGGGMDKTLKISSLASSKFKNMAIILQNELKKVGIKSEVREVTIGQWLNELDSGEFDVNIYGWSGGQDPDGFYYYLFRDMRNDEGGLSDGVVGNASAGYLYKSQDSDQLKQVDKKIRDARRTTDRAERKKLYIDAAETWQSLYPHIPVFSEQAVTGWSKDVKDYEPSAFAQQPLCNEWSNAYLQK
- the lysA gene encoding diaminopimelate decarboxylase, which codes for MDLAARKARLLDHRDALFEAFDTPVYAFFEEDLRRNYRAVRAALNDHYPDSTIHFAVKANYNLGVLSVLRDEGCHAEAYARCELSATQAAGFDAEDVLLTGMNRPVEDVERALDLGVERFLVDNEQELAKIREATARTDTEAEVLIRGNPAMEVPTHPEVATATRESKFGLDIESGRALSVAEEAVAADGVELVGVQLHVGSQIRGVEPYEVAAREMLSFAADVRDATGVEIEVLDLGGGFPVPYDEEVPDTETIVASMADAVRSAAADRDLSEPTLCVEPGRRLVGNAGTLLAEVGVVKETPHASFAVLDAGTNAVSSYWPYPIYALSEANASQKYHVAGPLCYTGDVIQEDVNLPELDRGDVLAVDRIGAYSLGSASHTNAEPKPPVALVRESGDVETIRARETCEDVLGNDRIPGDLTDEEASAGRTN